A part of Setaria viridis chromosome 8, Setaria_viridis_v4.0, whole genome shotgun sequence genomic DNA contains:
- the LOC117866630 gene encoding cysteine-rich receptor-like protein kinase 6 gives MANLQSQQSLVSTLPKELPATFMKEITSDFAAGRELGRSVFGIVYKGVLPEGGTIAVKRLAENAPVAPGKTFDTEVTNLMVLQHDNIVQLVGYCHEAQKKVVQHNGRYVIVDMVESCLCYKYLPNGTLDKYLYADTRSINWDTQFQIVKGICQGLHFLHKELDGPLIHMNLVPNSIWLDDNWVPKIADFGLSRLFGQEQTRMYTVNVKGHNGYIAPEYLYRGEISTMSDIYSLGMLILEITTGEKNSSVSDDKSARKFVDRVHQNWKTEEQIIYKYPSLDPNGLQQVKTCIVIGLMCVEADRNKRPSIVDIVDKLNGKRVPIFDQVPPS, from the exons ATGGCTAACCTACAGAGCCAGCAGAGCCTAGTAAGTACATTACCAAAAGAACTACCTGCGACCTTTATGAAGGAAATTACCAGCGATTTCGCCGCTGGGCGAGAACTCGGCCGTTCTGTATTTGGAATAGTTTACAAG GGGGTTCTGCCAGAAGGGGGCACGATTGCTGTGAAGAGGCTGGCTGAAAACGCCCCAGTGGCACCTGGCAAAACATTTGATACCGAGGTTACAAATCTTATGGTACTTCAGCACGACAATATTGTACAGTTGGTTGGCTACTGCCATGAAGCACAAAAGAAAGTGGTTCAGCATAATGGAAGATATGTGATTGTAGACATGGTCGAAAGCTGTCTGTGCTATAAATATCTACCAAACGGAACCCTCGACAAGTATCTTTATG CGGACACTAGATCCATTAACTGGGACACGCAATTCCAAATAGTTAAGGGAATCTGCCAGGGTTTACATTTCCTTCATAAGGAATTGGATGGCCCCCTTATTCATATGAATCTTGTGCCTAACTCTATATGGTTGGATGATAACTGGGTGCCAAAGATTGCCGATTTTGGCCTCTCAAGACTTTTTGGCCAAGAGCAGACCCGGATGTACACAGTCAATGTCAAGGGACATAA TGGGTACATAGCTCCGGAATATCTATACAGAGGTGAAATCTCCACCATGTCGGACATATATAGTTTAGGCATGCTTATTCTTGAGATCACGACCGGAGAGAAGAACAGTTCAGTTTCTGACGACAAATCTGCAAGAAAATTTGTTGACAGG GTACATCAAAATTGGAAGACAGAGGAGCAAATAATATACAAGTACCCATCACTAGATCCAAATGGCCTCCAGCAAGTAAAAACATGCATTGTAATTGGGCTAATGTGTGTGGAAGCTGATCGGAACAAGAGGCCTTCCATAGTGGATATTGTTGATAAGCTCAATGGCAAACGTGTACCAATATTTGACCAG GTCCCCCCTTCCTAG